A part of Gracilimonas sediminicola genomic DNA contains:
- a CDS encoding DUF819 domain-containing protein: MDSALITSDAVTFGLLMAILAGIFITSHSDNPKWQKFYKFVPSLLLCYFIPSLLTTFGVVSEADSNLYYVASRYLLPASLVLLTLSIDLKGIMNLGPKAVIMFLAGTGSIMIGGPIALLIVGTISPEIVGGTGPDAVWRGLATVAGSWIGGGANQTAMLEVFEPSTDLFGAMVTVDIIVANIWMAFLLYGAGISEQVDKWFKADASAIDELKHNIAEYQANIARVPTLVDFTKIIAVAFVIVALGHLAGDTIAPWIDENAPALADLSLNSSFFWIVVVATTGGLILSFTKVRNLEGAGASKLGSLFLYILVMTIGMKMNIASMLDAPGFFVIGAVWILIHVAVLLTVGKLIKAPFFFVAVGSQANVGGAASAPIVASAFHSALAPVGVLLAVLGYALGTYGAYLCAIMMQAIAGM, translated from the coding sequence ATGGATTCAGCACTAATCACCAGCGATGCGGTTACCTTTGGACTATTGATGGCTATACTGGCCGGAATTTTCATTACCTCTCACAGTGATAATCCCAAATGGCAGAAATTCTACAAGTTTGTGCCTTCGCTGCTCTTGTGCTACTTCATCCCTTCGCTGCTGACTACTTTTGGGGTAGTTTCTGAAGCCGATTCCAATCTCTATTATGTAGCTTCCCGATATCTACTGCCGGCAAGTTTGGTACTGCTCACCCTGAGTATAGATCTCAAAGGAATTATGAACCTTGGGCCAAAAGCAGTCATTATGTTTTTGGCTGGAACCGGAAGTATCATGATTGGCGGCCCCATTGCCCTGCTTATTGTGGGAACCATCAGTCCTGAAATTGTAGGCGGAACCGGGCCTGATGCCGTTTGGCGCGGACTTGCAACCGTGGCCGGAAGCTGGATTGGCGGCGGGGCGAACCAAACCGCCATGCTGGAAGTGTTTGAGCCGAGTACCGATCTTTTCGGCGCTATGGTTACGGTGGATATCATCGTAGCCAACATCTGGATGGCTTTTCTGCTCTACGGTGCCGGCATATCCGAGCAGGTGGATAAGTGGTTTAAAGCCGATGCTTCTGCTATCGATGAACTGAAACACAACATCGCTGAATATCAGGCCAACATTGCCCGGGTTCCAACCCTGGTGGATTTCACTAAAATAATTGCAGTGGCTTTCGTGATCGTGGCTCTTGGCCACCTTGCAGGTGACACCATCGCTCCTTGGATTGATGAAAATGCACCGGCTCTGGCTGATTTAAGCCTGAACTCTTCCTTCTTTTGGATTGTAGTAGTAGCTACTACCGGCGGACTTATCCTGTCGTTTACCAAAGTTCGAAATCTTGAAGGTGCGGGAGCTTCTAAACTGGGAAGCCTGTTTCTGTACATCCTGGTAATGACCATCGGGATGAAAATGAACATTGCATCCATGCTGGATGCACCCGGTTTCTTTGTAATCGGTGCCGTGTGGATCCTGATCCACGTAGCCGTATTGTTGACGGTTGGAAAGCTCATTAAAGCGCCTTTCTTCTTTGTTGCCGTTGGAAGTCAGGCTAACGTAGGGGGAGCAGCATCCGCTCCTATTGTAGCTTCGGCCTTCCATTCAGCGTTAGCCCCGGTTGGTGTATTACTCGCCGTTCTGGGTTATGCTTTAGGTACCTATGGAGCTTACTTGTGTGCCATTATGATGCAGGCTATTGCGGGAATGTGA
- a CDS encoding ankyrin repeat domain-containing protein, whose amino-acid sequence MTTWKLQFRSQSKTLIRGGYVMNEETAFLDAAESGDIKTIQSLLQDGINVNTKDNHERTALLKAAKHGHMNIVELLIKNGAEIDHRDNRGTSALYWASTNGHYDIVQLLIENSGDVDVHDDRGWSAKDQAITHHHDGVVNLLNEAGAH is encoded by the coding sequence TTGACTACCTGGAAATTACAATTCAGGAGCCAATCTAAAACTCTCATAAGAGGAGGATACGTTATGAATGAAGAGACAGCATTTCTCGATGCCGCAGAAAGCGGCGATATTAAAACCATCCAATCACTTCTTCAAGATGGTATAAACGTGAACACTAAAGACAACCATGAACGAACCGCCCTGTTGAAAGCCGCCAAGCACGGGCATATGAATATAGTTGAGCTTTTAATTAAGAACGGTGCTGAAATCGATCACCGTGACAACAGGGGAACGTCGGCTTTGTATTGGGCTTCGACGAACGGACATTATGATATTGTACAATTATTAATTGAGAACAGCGGAGATGTGGATGTTCACGATGACCGCGGATGGTCAGCTAAAGACCAAGCTATAACGCATCACCATGATGGCGTTGTAAATTTATTAAATGAAGCCGGAGCTCATTAA
- a CDS encoding SAM-dependent methyltransferase → MNTGTLYLIPSTLGKTPGNNTIPEYTLEVLRKLDVLMVENLKTATSFLQWVGDTVPEYEIDFYPLNKNTPEQEIHSFLKPLLNGRDAGILSEAGAPGVADPGARLVKLAHQYQINVVPLVGPSSILLALMASGFNGQQFSFHGYLPMDQKKRKSMITQLEGESRRHDRTQIFMEAPYRNNELLKDAISVCSPATRLCTATDITLPSEEIISKHISEWESMKLPDLDKRPTIFLLYAKE, encoded by the coding sequence ATGAATACCGGCACGCTTTATCTGATCCCTTCCACCTTAGGCAAAACTCCGGGAAACAATACCATCCCAGAGTACACGCTGGAGGTCTTAAGAAAACTCGATGTATTGATGGTGGAAAACCTGAAAACCGCCACTTCTTTCCTTCAATGGGTTGGAGATACCGTTCCGGAGTACGAGATAGATTTCTATCCCCTCAATAAAAACACACCCGAACAAGAAATACACTCGTTTCTAAAACCTCTGCTCAATGGCCGGGATGCCGGAATTCTTTCCGAAGCCGGAGCACCCGGAGTTGCTGACCCCGGAGCGCGATTGGTGAAACTGGCACATCAGTATCAGATAAATGTGGTTCCTCTTGTGGGGCCTTCTTCTATCCTGCTTGCCCTTATGGCTTCGGGATTCAACGGCCAGCAATTCTCCTTTCACGGTTACCTGCCAATGGATCAGAAAAAAAGGAAGTCGATGATTACCCAGCTGGAAGGTGAATCCAGGCGGCACGACCGCACCCAGATTTTTATGGAAGCTCCTTACCGAAATAACGAGCTTCTTAAAGATGCTATTTCCGTTTGTTCACCGGCCACCCGGCTTTGCACTGCCACTGATATCACACTTCCTTCGGAGGAAATTATTTCGAAGCATATTTCTGAGTGGGAATCTATGAAGCTACCGGATCTGGATAAGCGGCCAACTATCTTTTTGCTTTACGCTAAAGAATAA
- a CDS encoding serine hydrolase, whose protein sequence is MKRALKFLFTFLAAAALVFALVIGLNYSGFETLFENEEGMAEGSQYIENTYSLAGLAEFIGEHPEWVSITSYNVNDPDSGIFYQEDIPRALGATSNLFLLMEYERQVAEGLLDPDETISLKEIEKFALPEISENNHNKLIEEFEGGTAPLDDVVLAMLQNSDLVSADYLWFRLGEENIRTLIDTVGMPETTLPLPFSGMYMRINPSLNDTAALSSMSFSDFAEQSISEAKKLRDDEEYNQQVKNQFNDDRLSLTFMQERDALAYFPQATTRQLADLMTRLIENRVLSEEVSEAVKEKLRWPMGSEPISRSFEDYGAIYDNRMGLLGGIDFGTSIYDGHTSVQAVFFDQLPVGFWVHMSANHMQEDYQQRLIWDPALYETTQNEMAANDE, encoded by the coding sequence TTGAAGAGAGCACTTAAGTTCCTGTTCACCTTTCTGGCTGCGGCCGCCTTAGTATTTGCTTTGGTCATAGGCCTCAATTATTCCGGCTTTGAAACCCTTTTTGAAAACGAAGAAGGAATGGCTGAAGGCAGCCAGTATATCGAGAATACCTACTCCCTTGCCGGTTTGGCAGAGTTTATAGGCGAGCATCCGGAGTGGGTTTCCATTACTTCATACAATGTTAACGACCCCGATTCCGGGATTTTTTATCAGGAGGATATTCCCCGCGCCCTTGGTGCCACCTCGAACCTGTTCCTGCTAATGGAATACGAACGGCAGGTTGCTGAAGGACTTCTGGATCCTGATGAAACCATAAGCCTGAAAGAAATTGAGAAATTTGCCCTGCCCGAGATCAGTGAGAACAATCACAATAAGCTAATTGAAGAATTTGAAGGCGGTACGGCCCCACTTGATGATGTGGTTCTGGCCATGCTCCAAAACAGCGACCTGGTTTCAGCGGATTATCTTTGGTTCCGACTCGGTGAAGAAAATATCAGAACCCTGATTGACACAGTAGGAATGCCTGAAACGACGCTGCCTCTTCCCTTCAGTGGTATGTATATGCGCATCAACCCGTCTCTGAATGATACAGCAGCATTGAGCAGCATGAGCTTTTCAGATTTTGCTGAACAATCCATTTCTGAAGCTAAAAAATTAAGGGATGATGAAGAATATAATCAGCAGGTGAAAAATCAGTTTAATGATGACCGGCTTTCTCTCACCTTTATGCAGGAACGGGATGCACTGGCATACTTTCCGCAGGCTACCACCAGGCAACTGGCGGATTTGATGACCCGACTCATAGAGAACCGGGTTCTATCTGAAGAAGTGTCTGAAGCCGTTAAAGAGAAACTCCGCTGGCCGATGGGGTCCGAACCTATTTCCCGCAGTTTCGAAGACTATGGCGCTATTTACGACAACCGGATGGGTCTGCTGGGAGGTATCGATTTTGGAACCTCAATTTATGATGGGCACACCTCGGTACAAGCGGTATTTTTTGATCAGCTTCCTGTTGGGTTCTGGGTGCATATGAGCGCCAACCACATGCAGGAAGATTACCAGCAAAGGCTGATTTGGGACCCTGCTCTCTACGAAACTACACAAAATGAAATGGCCGCAAACGATGAATAA